One Deefgea tanakiae genomic region harbors:
- the rmuC gene encoding DNA recombination protein RmuC yields MLEMLFGVTTLVVLLAGILVVSRLHQLATVQREVLEALTQDLETKHREMLNDLHHGMSKQTEAMQQGLVQHGSLLNEAVNRNSDRLRDSMSESFERLRLGVGNEMKESRETISRLQTIQSEALSTLRLTLVASLGESREQMLKQLGDISGVLQGKQDALREDMLIKLSTMLAEQSKREMEQLQAALQQSSVALTASVGELTKATDHRLAEISGKVTERLDEGFKKTNETFANVMARLATIDEAQKKIDGLTTNVVSLQELLGDKRSRGAFGEVQLEHLISNVLPAQTYELQATLPGGVRVDCLLKLPEPTGTVAVDSKFPLENYHRMFAGDMDKVTATRFFKADVKKHIDDISNKYIIPNVTADGAVMFIPAEAVFAEIHAYHPELVQYAMGKRVWIVSPTTLMAVLNTARAVIKDVETRKQVHIIKEALGKLGQEFGRFDKRMKNLATHIRQAHEDAMEVSVTSEKISKQFVNIEQVRLEGEEPVVIPAAVAAGI; encoded by the coding sequence ATGTTGGAAATGCTATTTGGCGTAACCACGCTGGTGGTTTTGTTGGCAGGTATCTTGGTGGTGAGTCGATTGCATCAGCTAGCGACAGTACAACGTGAAGTCCTCGAAGCTTTAACGCAAGATCTGGAAACGAAGCATCGCGAAATGCTGAATGACCTTCACCACGGCATGAGCAAGCAAACTGAAGCAATGCAACAAGGTTTAGTGCAGCACGGTAGTTTGCTCAATGAGGCGGTTAATCGCAATAGCGATAGATTGCGCGATAGTATGAGTGAGTCGTTCGAGCGACTGCGCCTTGGTGTTGGCAATGAAATGAAAGAGAGTCGCGAAACGATCTCTCGCTTACAAACTATCCAGAGTGAGGCGTTGTCGACATTGCGGCTCACCTTGGTGGCGAGCTTGGGCGAGTCACGCGAGCAAATGCTCAAGCAGTTAGGTGATATTTCTGGCGTATTGCAAGGCAAACAAGACGCGCTACGCGAAGATATGCTGATAAAACTTTCTACGATGCTGGCCGAGCAATCGAAGCGTGAAATGGAGCAACTCCAAGCTGCGCTGCAGCAGTCTTCAGTGGCACTCACAGCGAGCGTCGGTGAATTAACAAAAGCAACAGACCATCGTTTGGCTGAGATTTCAGGCAAGGTCACCGAGCGTTTGGATGAAGGGTTTAAGAAAACCAACGAAACTTTTGCCAATGTAATGGCGCGTCTGGCTACGATTGATGAGGCACAAAAGAAAATTGATGGCTTAACGACCAATGTCGTGAGTTTGCAAGAGTTATTGGGTGATAAACGATCACGTGGTGCATTTGGCGAAGTTCAGTTAGAGCATCTGATTAGCAATGTGCTGCCAGCACAAACATACGAGTTGCAAGCTACGTTGCCGGGTGGTGTGCGTGTGGATTGTTTACTCAAGCTGCCAGAGCCAACGGGTACTGTCGCTGTCGATTCAAAATTCCCGCTCGAAAACTACCATCGAATGTTTGCGGGCGACATGGACAAAGTCACGGCGACGCGTTTTTTTAAAGCAGATGTCAAAAAACATATCGATGATATTTCAAATAAATACATCATCCCCAATGTAACAGCGGATGGTGCCGTGATGTTTATTCCGGCTGAAGCTGTATTTGCTGAGATTCATGCTTATCACCCCGAATTGGTGCAGTACGCGATGGGTAAACGTGTTTGGATTGTTTCGCCAACGACCCTGATGGCGGTCTTAAATACCGCTCGTGCTGTGATTAAAGATGTAGAAACGCGCAAGCAAGTCCACATTATCAAAGAAGCGCTGGGCAAGTTAGGGCAAGAATTTGGTCGATTTGATAAACGAATGAAAAACCTAGCTACACACATTCGTCAGGCGCACGAAGATGCAATGGAGGTGAGTGTGACTAGCGAGAAAATCTCTAAGCAGTTTGTAAATATTGAGCAGGTGCGCCTAGAGGGTGAGGAGCCTGTGGTGATCCCGGCTGCCGTTGCTGCGGGTATTTGA
- the flgA gene encoding flagellar basal body P-ring formation chaperone FlgA, whose protein sequence is MQKLIFSFLMALASLSAPLQASEPASTHANITQEVNDWLNTSLSNSPGAFSFELRPIVSRLKLDGCTQREISLPQGNRLVGNTMLRVKCIEGANWMFNLPVKISIQVQYAVAARPLAANQEISTGDIAMQQGDLATLPGSVILDPATAIGRALNSPVAAGQTLRQEQLRTAMAISQNQKVKIIFRQDGIEISNEGIAMNAAAEGQPVRVRLDKGKTITGTAQLGGIVDVGP, encoded by the coding sequence ATGCAAAAATTAATCTTCAGTTTTTTAATGGCTTTAGCCAGTTTGAGCGCGCCTCTGCAAGCCTCTGAACCTGCGTCGACTCACGCAAATATCACTCAAGAAGTGAACGACTGGCTCAATACTTCATTAAGTAATAGCCCCGGCGCTTTTTCATTTGAATTGCGCCCTATCGTTAGTCGACTGAAGCTCGATGGCTGCACGCAACGTGAAATTAGTTTGCCGCAAGGCAATCGCTTGGTTGGCAACACAATGTTGCGCGTAAAGTGCATCGAAGGTGCAAATTGGATGTTCAATTTACCAGTCAAAATCAGCATTCAAGTGCAATATGCCGTTGCCGCTAGGCCCTTAGCAGCCAATCAAGAAATTAGCACGGGCGATATCGCCATGCAGCAAGGTGATTTGGCTACGTTGCCCGGATCGGTAATTTTAGACCCTGCAACCGCAATTGGCCGCGCACTCAATAGCCCGGTGGCTGCAGGTCAAACCTTGCGTCAAGAGCAATTGCGCACTGCAATGGCCATTTCACAAAATCAAAAGGTCAAAATCATATTTAGGCAAGACGGCATCGAAATCAGTAACGAGGGTATTGCCATGAATGCCGCAGCAGAAGGGCAGCCGGTGAGAGTACGTCTTGATAAAGGCAAAACAATCACTGGCACTGCTCAGCTCGGCGGCATTGTCGACGTCGGGCCGTAA
- a CDS encoding bifunctional riboflavin kinase/FAD synthetase has product MHVIRGTPHHPLPRSALTIGNFDGLHRGHIAMLDRLKAEAKARQLVTAVMTFEPHPRELFTPESAPARLTSLREKIELLREAEIDYLIVQRFTKAFASIDAQAFRDQIVAKQLNAAYVLVGDDFQFGAKRSGDFNLMAASVDFSTVSLPTLKHDTERVSSTAVRNALQHGDMSQAATLLSRPYSIAGRVVGGDQLGRTFGFPTANIQLKHNKPPLFGIFVVEILGLERTYQGVASLGFRPTIHGGDLKPKLEVHIFDFDRDIYRSHLRVNFLAKLRDEEKYPDFDTLIAQIQKDCDQARAWFAARQPI; this is encoded by the coding sequence ATGCATGTAATTCGCGGCACGCCGCACCACCCTCTTCCTCGCTCGGCTTTAACTATTGGCAATTTCGACGGACTACATCGAGGCCACATTGCGATGCTGGATCGGCTTAAGGCTGAGGCCAAGGCGCGTCAACTTGTGACCGCAGTCATGACGTTTGAGCCACACCCAAGAGAACTTTTTACGCCTGAATCAGCCCCGGCCCGCTTAACCAGCTTACGTGAAAAAATTGAGCTTTTGCGTGAAGCCGAAATTGACTACCTGATCGTTCAGCGCTTTACCAAAGCCTTTGCATCAATTGATGCACAGGCTTTTCGCGATCAAATCGTCGCAAAGCAGCTTAACGCGGCTTATGTATTGGTTGGCGATGACTTTCAGTTTGGTGCAAAAAGAAGTGGTGACTTCAATCTAATGGCCGCTTCGGTTGATTTTTCGACGGTTAGCCTGCCAACGCTCAAGCATGACACGGAGCGGGTATCTTCCACCGCGGTACGAAATGCATTGCAGCATGGCGACATGTCACAAGCCGCTACGCTACTGAGCCGCCCTTATTCGATTGCGGGTCGTGTCGTTGGCGGCGATCAGCTTGGACGTACTTTTGGCTTTCCGACGGCAAATATTCAACTGAAACATAATAAACCTCCTTTGTTTGGCATCTTTGTCGTTGAAATTTTGGGCCTAGAGCGCACCTATCAGGGGGTTGCTAGCCTAGGTTTTCGCCCCACTATTCATGGTGGCGACCTAAAACCCAAACTAGAAGTACACATTTTTGACTTTGATCGTGATATTTACCGATCACATTTACGTGTTAATTTTCTTGCCAAATTACGCGACGAAGAAAAATACCCAGATTTTGACACCTTGATCGCCCAAATTCAGAAAGATTGCGATCAAGCACGCGCTTGGTTTGCGGCGCGCCAACCTATTTAA
- the ileS gene encoding isoleucine--tRNA ligase, with protein MSDKPANKYPVNLLDTPFPMRGDLAKREPGFLKQWQDAKIYQQLRQVAKEQNRPKFILHDGPPYANGDIHIGHAMNKVLKDIILKSKSLSGFDTPYVPGWDCHGMPIEHQIEKLVKSDKDAIKANPAIHARIVEYRKANELNEKDIHLPSSFIRELCREYAALQIERQKVDFIRLGVLADWENPYLTMNFKTEADIVRTMGKIHHNGYLVKGQKPVHWCVDCGSALAEAEVEYEDKVSAAIDVAFQVVDMAALSAAFGGVNVGEQTASAVIWTTTPWTLPANQAVSVHPEFTYDLIATEKGLLILVRELAEAALKRYDIDANEVIAQAKGAALNGLLLQHPFIDRQVPIICGEHVTAEAGTGLVHTAPAHGLEDYQVGLKYKLPVDNPVANDGRYISTTEFFAGETVWKANPKVVALLEERGALLANKKLEHSYPHCWRHKTPLIFRATTQWFIGMDKEVGGETLRDKANRAVDATEFFPAWGRARLEAMIKNSPDWCVSRQRTWGVPMTFFIHKETAELHPRSTELLEQVAQRIEQEGIEAWFKLDAAELLGDDAAHYEKLKDTIDVWFDSGSTHFAVIKQREELNHGEESRPAADLYLEGSDQHRGWFQSSLKTACATVGQAPYKQLLTHGFVVDGKGMKMSKSKGNVVSPQDVINKMGADMLRLWTASTDYSGEVSISDEILKRTTDSYRRVRNTLRFLLANLSDFSAADVLPVDELLTLDRYALVELATFQNNLTAFYAKYEFHSGVQEIHRYCADELGAFYLDIIKDRLYTMASQSHGRRSAQTTLWYITQALVRLLSPILSFTAHEAWEALRNDGNVFVDQWLDIPSIKDAASLQAAFALVREVRANAQKEIELQRAAGALGSSLQAEVTITAQGEAYQALASLGDELKFIMITSQANLLEGEAAISVSASSAEKCERCWHYHPSVGTITAHLGLCTRCNDNLHGAGEARQHA; from the coding sequence ATGAGCGATAAACCCGCGAACAAATATCCAGTTAATCTTTTAGATACGCCGTTTCCGATGCGTGGCGATCTCGCGAAGCGCGAGCCTGGATTCTTAAAGCAATGGCAAGATGCCAAAATCTACCAACAACTGCGTCAGGTCGCTAAAGAACAAAATCGTCCTAAATTTATTTTGCATGACGGCCCTCCGTACGCCAATGGTGATATCCATATCGGCCATGCGATGAATAAAGTCCTCAAAGACATCATCCTAAAGTCAAAATCACTGAGTGGTTTTGATACGCCGTACGTGCCAGGCTGGGATTGCCATGGAATGCCGATTGAGCATCAAATCGAAAAACTGGTTAAATCAGACAAAGACGCAATTAAAGCCAATCCAGCGATTCATGCTCGTATTGTTGAATACCGCAAAGCGAATGAACTCAACGAGAAAGATATTCACCTACCTAGCTCATTCATCCGTGAATTGTGCCGTGAGTATGCAGCATTACAAATTGAGCGACAAAAAGTCGACTTTATCCGCCTTGGCGTTTTGGCTGACTGGGAAAACCCATACCTAACGATGAACTTCAAAACCGAAGCCGACATCGTCCGTACTATGGGCAAAATCCACCATAACGGTTATTTGGTGAAAGGCCAAAAGCCAGTGCACTGGTGTGTCGACTGCGGCTCAGCCCTAGCTGAAGCAGAAGTTGAATATGAAGACAAAGTATCGGCAGCGATTGATGTTGCTTTCCAAGTGGTCGATATGGCCGCCCTATCTGCCGCCTTTGGTGGCGTTAATGTGGGAGAACAAACTGCGAGCGCAGTGATTTGGACCACTACGCCTTGGACGTTACCAGCAAATCAAGCGGTTTCGGTACACCCAGAATTCACTTACGATCTGATTGCCACTGAAAAAGGTTTACTGATTTTAGTGCGTGAGTTAGCTGAAGCGGCCTTAAAACGCTACGACATCGATGCCAATGAAGTGATCGCTCAAGCCAAAGGCGCGGCGCTCAATGGTTTACTACTGCAACACCCATTCATTGATCGCCAAGTGCCGATTATCTGCGGCGAGCATGTTACCGCTGAAGCCGGTACAGGCTTGGTGCACACAGCTCCTGCACATGGCTTGGAAGACTACCAAGTTGGTTTGAAATACAAACTGCCGGTAGACAATCCAGTTGCCAATGATGGTCGTTACATTTCAACGACCGAGTTTTTTGCAGGCGAAACGGTCTGGAAAGCCAATCCAAAAGTCGTTGCTCTACTGGAAGAACGCGGCGCATTGCTCGCCAACAAAAAACTCGAACACAGCTACCCGCATTGCTGGCGCCACAAAACACCACTGATTTTCCGTGCGACAACGCAATGGTTTATTGGCATGGACAAAGAAGTTGGTGGCGAAACGTTGCGTGACAAAGCCAATCGCGCAGTAGATGCAACCGAGTTCTTCCCGGCTTGGGGTCGTGCGCGACTAGAGGCCATGATCAAAAATAGCCCAGACTGGTGTGTATCACGCCAACGTACTTGGGGCGTGCCGATGACTTTCTTTATCCATAAAGAAACTGCTGAACTGCATCCACGGTCAACCGAATTGCTGGAACAAGTCGCACAGCGCATCGAACAAGAAGGGATTGAGGCTTGGTTTAAGCTTGATGCTGCTGAGTTGCTCGGCGACGACGCAGCGCACTACGAAAAATTGAAAGACACGATCGACGTGTGGTTTGATTCAGGCTCAACCCACTTTGCAGTCATCAAGCAGCGCGAAGAACTCAATCACGGAGAAGAAAGCCGCCCTGCTGCTGACCTATACTTGGAAGGCTCAGACCAGCATCGTGGTTGGTTCCAATCTTCACTCAAAACAGCTTGCGCAACAGTCGGTCAGGCTCCCTACAAGCAGTTACTAACTCACGGTTTTGTTGTCGATGGTAAAGGCATGAAAATGTCTAAATCCAAAGGTAATGTCGTTTCGCCACAAGACGTGATTAATAAAATGGGCGCGGACATGCTTCGCCTATGGACTGCGAGTACCGATTACTCTGGCGAAGTTTCGATTTCTGATGAGATTTTGAAACGCACTACGGATTCTTATCGCCGCGTACGTAATACCTTGCGGTTCCTGCTGGCGAATCTGTCAGATTTTAGCGCGGCAGATGTATTGCCCGTTGATGAGTTGCTGACTTTAGATCGTTATGCCCTCGTTGAATTGGCGACGTTCCAGAATAATTTGACGGCGTTTTATGCTAAGTACGAATTCCATTCGGGCGTGCAAGAAATTCATCGTTATTGCGCGGATGAGCTGGGTGCGTTCTATTTGGACATCATCAAGGATCGACTGTATACGATGGCAAGCCAATCGCATGGCCGTCGCTCAGCACAAACCACCCTATGGTATATCACACAAGCCTTGGTGCGTTTGTTGTCGCCAATCTTGTCGTTCACCGCACACGAAGCATGGGAAGCCCTAAGAAACGACGGAAATGTATTTGTCGATCAATGGTTGGATATTCCAAGCATCAAAGATGCTGCATCATTACAGGCCGCATTCGCTCTAGTGCGCGAAGTACGCGCTAACGCACAAAAAGAAATTGAGTTGCAACGTGCAGCCGGAGCCTTAGGCTCAAGCTTGCAAGCTGAAGTCACCATCACAGCACAGGGTGAGGCTTATCAAGCTCTTGCATCCTTGGGTGATGAACTCAAATTTATTATGATTACATCTCAAGCAAACCTGCTCGAAGGTGAAGCTGCGATTAGCGTTTCAGCATCCAGCGCCGAGAAGTGTGAACGCTGCTGGCACTACCACCCTAGCGTCGGCACGATTACAGCGCATCTTGGTCTTTGCACTCGCTGCAACGATAATTTGCACGGCGCAGGTGAGGCTCGCCAACATGCCTAA
- the lspA gene encoding signal peptidase II translates to MPKRFVHFMLLALAVLILDQSTKHLVEALFQYAEVRTVIPGFFDLTLRYNPGAAFSFLADAGGWQRYFFTGLALVVSVVLVFLIKKHHAETRYALALSLILGGALGNAIDRMVFGHVIDFLLFHWNNKWYYPAFNIADSAICIGAVLMVIDSFKKPELASQ, encoded by the coding sequence ATGCCTAAGCGGTTTGTGCATTTTATGTTGCTGGCCTTGGCAGTACTGATCCTAGATCAGTCCACCAAGCACCTAGTTGAAGCACTTTTTCAATACGCCGAAGTCAGAACAGTGATTCCAGGCTTTTTTGATTTAACGCTTCGCTACAATCCAGGTGCAGCATTTTCATTCTTGGCTGATGCGGGAGGCTGGCAGCGTTACTTCTTCACTGGGCTGGCCTTGGTGGTTTCGGTCGTGCTCGTGTTTTTGATCAAAAAACATCACGCAGAGACACGCTACGCACTAGCCTTGTCCTTGATTTTGGGGGGGGCGCTTGGCAATGCAATTGATCGGATGGTCTTTGGCCATGTTATCGATTTCTTGTTATTTCACTGGAATAACAAATGGTATTACCCTGCTTTTAATATTGCTGATTCAGCGATCTGTATCGGTGCGGTACTAATGGTGATTGATAGCTTTAAGAAACCGGAGCTCGCTTCTCAATGA
- the ispH gene encoding 4-hydroxy-3-methylbut-2-enyl diphosphate reductase: MNIILAQPRGFCAGVDRAIAIVERALDKYGAPIYVRHEVVHNKFVIEDLKAKGAIFIEDLSDVPAGNTLIFSAHGVSQAVRAEAAERGLNIFDATCPLVTKVHLEVKRLREQGFEIVMIGHKGHPEVEGTMGQAQAGMYLVEEPQDAAQLMVSDPNKLAYVTQTTLSVDDAQVVIEALRTRFPAIVGPKKDDICYATQNRQDAVKQLARDVDILIVVGSPNSSNSNRLREVGTSLGIDAYMVDNETELNPAWFNSKVRVGITAGASAPDVLVQRVIEKIQSLGANSVTAMDGIEENVIFSLPKGLLS; encoded by the coding sequence ATGAATATTATTTTGGCGCAACCCCGTGGCTTTTGTGCTGGCGTTGATCGCGCAATCGCGATTGTTGAGCGTGCACTTGATAAATATGGTGCGCCGATTTATGTGCGTCACGAAGTCGTACACAATAAATTTGTCATTGAAGATCTCAAAGCCAAAGGCGCAATTTTTATCGAAGATCTTAGCGATGTACCAGCAGGTAACACACTTATTTTTTCAGCTCACGGCGTATCTCAAGCTGTGCGCGCAGAAGCGGCTGAGCGTGGCCTCAATATTTTTGATGCGACTTGTCCTCTCGTTACCAAAGTCCACCTTGAAGTAAAACGACTTCGTGAGCAAGGTTTTGAAATCGTGATGATTGGTCATAAAGGCCATCCCGAAGTTGAAGGTACGATGGGCCAAGCTCAAGCTGGTATGTATTTGGTTGAAGAGCCTCAAGATGCTGCCCAACTCATGGTTTCAGACCCTAACAAACTGGCCTACGTCACGCAAACCACACTTTCAGTTGATGATGCCCAAGTGGTTATTGAAGCCTTGCGTACACGCTTTCCAGCTATTGTTGGCCCTAAAAAAGACGACATTTGCTATGCAACACAAAATCGCCAAGATGCCGTCAAGCAGTTAGCGCGCGATGTGGATATTTTGATTGTGGTTGGTTCACCTAACAGCTCTAATTCTAATCGCTTGCGTGAAGTAGGTACCAGTCTAGGAATTGACGCCTATATGGTCGACAATGAAACCGAATTAAATCCTGCTTGGTTTAATAGCAAGGTACGGGTTGGAATCACCGCCGGTGCATCAGCGCCAGATGTTTTAGTACAGCGTGTGATTGAGAAAATTCAATCATTAGGTGCTAACTCAGTTACTGCTATGGATGGCATAGAAGAGAACGTGATTTTTTCCTTGCCAAAAGGCCTACTGTCATAA
- a CDS encoding GGDEF domain-containing protein produces MTKLSNPTEIARETLKQLAMRRMLPSPDHYEAIYHEIAQTPELERLHPGLKELIDALSKLPQQSQVVTRQIDQIRSAINQEKWAEIPESIFRIVSSQTDQAELSKGWSELIRDLILQWDLRNPSYTPSRKKEALDRVLLNFKQDSAVLNEKLNGLINAWAETGIGSVSDIDVSSALGESSPSQSESSQAKEVEWREWRDAFTQALEFGLATKLLHNIDLQSETLAIAQEAKAVDSIATMEKWVPRLRKFWLKLELENDNEQRLCDGLMGLLRLLTDNMSAIVVDDEWVRGQIAVVQHIMAQPLDMRVIYDAEVGLKEVLFKQSQVKHSLVEAQAVLKNMLTSFIDRLGYMSESTDKYHDKINTYAEKIDSANDLTSIRHVMEDLLQDTRSMQLDVRRSRDDLFEARQQADEAHHRVMELEAELSKLSDKVREDQLTGALNRRGLEEAYEVETSRAMRTSSPLAIALLDIDNFKKLNDSQGHAAGDTALIHLVKVVKDLVRPTDTVARYGGEEFVVLMPETDIAGAIQVMQRVQRELTKRFFMHNNEKMLITFSAGVTLYRAGEARDASIERADQAMYHAKKSGKNRVITLD; encoded by the coding sequence ATGACCAAGTTGAGCAATCCCACTGAAATCGCACGCGAAACACTAAAGCAGCTCGCCATGCGGCGAATGCTACCTTCGCCCGATCATTACGAGGCGATTTACCATGAAATTGCACAAACACCAGAGCTCGAGCGCCTGCACCCAGGACTTAAAGAGTTAATTGATGCGCTCAGCAAACTGCCTCAGCAGTCTCAAGTCGTAACACGACAAATCGATCAAATACGCTCCGCTATCAACCAAGAGAAGTGGGCAGAAATTCCAGAGTCTATTTTTAGGATAGTAAGTAGCCAAACAGATCAAGCAGAGCTCAGCAAAGGCTGGTCTGAGCTCATTCGTGATTTAATTTTACAGTGGGATCTACGCAACCCCAGCTACACACCAAGCCGAAAAAAAGAGGCGCTTGATCGGGTACTACTTAATTTCAAACAAGACAGTGCCGTCCTAAATGAAAAACTCAATGGACTTATCAATGCTTGGGCCGAAACGGGCATAGGCTCTGTAAGCGATATTGATGTTAGTAGCGCACTAGGTGAAAGCAGCCCTAGTCAGTCAGAGTCTTCGCAGGCTAAGGAGGTTGAGTGGCGAGAGTGGCGAGATGCTTTTACACAAGCATTAGAGTTTGGCCTTGCCACCAAGTTATTGCACAACATCGATTTACAGAGTGAAACTCTCGCCATAGCTCAAGAAGCTAAAGCCGTTGACAGTATCGCCACCATGGAAAAGTGGGTACCTAGGCTTAGGAAATTTTGGCTAAAACTCGAGCTAGAGAATGACAACGAACAACGTCTTTGCGATGGACTAATGGGTTTGCTGCGATTACTGACCGACAATATGTCCGCCATCGTGGTCGATGATGAATGGGTACGAGGTCAAATTGCAGTAGTGCAGCACATCATGGCACAGCCGCTTGATATGCGTGTTATTTATGATGCAGAAGTTGGCTTAAAAGAAGTTTTATTCAAGCAAAGCCAAGTCAAACATAGCCTAGTTGAGGCGCAAGCAGTACTTAAAAACATGCTAACCTCATTTATTGATCGTCTTGGCTATATGTCAGAAAGCACTGATAAGTATCACGACAAGATTAATACTTATGCGGAAAAGATTGACTCTGCGAATGACTTGACCAGCATTCGCCATGTAATGGAAGACCTGCTACAAGATACACGTAGCATGCAGCTGGATGTTCGTCGTTCACGAGATGACCTATTCGAGGCACGTCAGCAAGCCGATGAAGCGCATCATCGGGTAATGGAGTTGGAAGCTGAACTGAGCAAATTAAGTGACAAAGTACGTGAAGACCAACTGACGGGTGCCTTGAATCGTCGTGGCCTTGAAGAGGCCTACGAGGTTGAAACTTCACGAGCAATGAGGACCTCATCACCATTGGCCATCGCATTATTAGATATCGATAACTTCAAAAAACTCAATGACAGCCAAGGTCATGCGGCTGGAGATACCGCTCTTATTCACTTAGTCAAAGTAGTCAAAGACTTGGTTAGGCCAACAGATACAGTCGCCAGGTATGGTGGTGAAGAGTTTGTCGTTCTGATGCCTGAAACAGATATTGCTGGCGCAATTCAAGTCATGCAGCGCGTGCAGCGTGAATTAACAAAGCGATTCTTTATGCACAACAATGAAAAAATGCTAATTACATTTAGTGCGGGCGTAACGCTTTATCGCGCAGGCGAAGCACGAGATGCTAGCATTGAGCGGGCTGACCAAGCAATGTACCACGCAAAGAAGTCCGGGAAAAACAGGGTTATCACACTAGACTAA
- the rfaE1 gene encoding D-glycero-beta-D-manno-heptose-7-phosphate kinase: MQILLQKIKKAKVLVVGDVMLDRYWFGDVERISPEAPVPVARITKTDERAGGAANVARNIASLGGQVRLLAVVGDDEAGLSLERLLMAQGVDALLHRDSEISTTVKLRVLARQQQLLRIDFENKPSHEVLAAKLDEFKLSLLDCDVVILSDYGKGGLVHVQQMIQAARAAGKPVLVDPKGDEYECYRGATLLTPNRSEFRQVAGQWQSEVELIQKATQLRADFDLDALLVTRSEEGMTLFREEQVVHKPTHAREVYDVSGAGDTVIATLGLMLAAGLDLPEAMDWSNRAAGIVVAKLGTAVVSASELFS, encoded by the coding sequence ATGCAAATCCTTCTACAAAAAATAAAAAAAGCCAAAGTGCTAGTGGTTGGTGATGTGATGCTCGACCGTTATTGGTTTGGTGACGTAGAGCGTATTTCGCCTGAAGCGCCTGTCCCGGTTGCTCGGATCACCAAAACGGATGAGCGTGCTGGTGGTGCAGCTAATGTTGCGCGCAATATTGCTTCACTCGGTGGTCAGGTGCGGCTACTGGCCGTAGTGGGCGACGATGAGGCCGGTTTGAGTTTAGAGCGCTTATTGATGGCGCAAGGCGTTGATGCCTTGCTACATCGCGATAGTGAGATTTCGACTACGGTGAAGTTGCGTGTTCTTGCTCGACAACAGCAATTGTTGCGGATTGACTTTGAAAACAAACCTAGCCACGAAGTACTAGCTGCAAAGCTCGATGAGTTTAAGTTGTCTTTACTTGATTGTGACGTGGTGATCTTGTCCGATTACGGTAAAGGCGGTTTAGTTCACGTTCAGCAGATGATTCAAGCTGCTCGAGCGGCAGGTAAGCCTGTTTTGGTTGACCCCAAGGGGGATGAGTACGAATGCTACCGTGGCGCTACCTTGTTAACACCGAATCGCAGTGAGTTTCGCCAAGTGGCAGGGCAGTGGCAAAGCGAAGTCGAGCTTATTCAAAAAGCCACTCAGTTACGCGCTGATTTTGATCTGGATGCACTGCTGGTAACGCGCAGCGAAGAGGGTATGACACTATTTAGAGAAGAGCAAGTCGTTCACAAGCCAACTCATGCGCGCGAGGTGTACGATGTTTCTGGTGCTGGCGACACAGTTATTGCGACTCTGGGCTTAATGTTGGCTGCGGGCTTAGATTTACCTGAAGCAATGGATTGGTCAAATCGCGCGGCAGGGATCGTGGTTGCTAAGCTAGGTACTGCAGTGGTGAGTGCTTCTGAATTATTTTCATAA